One window of Dyadobacter sandarakinus genomic DNA carries:
- a CDS encoding DinB family protein: MTEPELLIQQTINAYEWTNRLLDAVPVGKWDLIPDVVDTSINWQVGHLIVSHYFHSVMVIRGHQMDVLQKLPIKEYSELFTVANPSLSVGKVDPVRLYEALKVMQQKSVEVLSSLSVAELADPLEPTPVPHPIATTKFEAIDWNIKHTMYHCGQIGMISRVVEKRYDFGLRLSK; the protein is encoded by the coding sequence ATGACAGAACCCGAACTTTTAATACAACAGACAATCAATGCTTACGAATGGACAAACCGGCTGCTTGATGCAGTGCCGGTAGGTAAATGGGATCTCATTCCCGACGTTGTGGATACCAGCATCAACTGGCAGGTAGGGCATTTGATCGTCAGTCACTACTTTCACTCGGTCATGGTCATCAGGGGCCACCAAATGGATGTGCTTCAAAAGCTTCCCATCAAGGAATACAGCGAGCTTTTTACGGTAGCCAATCCCTCTCTTTCGGTAGGAAAGGTAGATCCGGTAAGGTTGTACGAAGCTCTGAAAGTAATGCAGCAAAAGTCTGTCGAGGTGCTGTCCTCCCTGTCAGTTGCGGAGCTCGCCGACCCATTGGAACCCACACCCGTGCCGCATCCCATTGCCACCACAAAATTCGAGGCAATCGATTGGAATATTAAACACACCATGTATCACTGCGGGCAGATTGGAATGATAAGCCGGGTGGTTGAAAAGCGGTATGATTTTGGTCTGAGATTGTCAAAATGA
- a CDS encoding helix-turn-helix domain-containing protein: protein MTHTTSNPKIHEGRNLKRFREMLGIKQDALAFELGEDWNQQRISVLEQQEKIDSEILEQVAAILKIPGEAIRNFDEQQAINIISNTFDNGSAIYQTNNNPVDKLMQLHEEKIALYERMLKEKDEMMERLEQLIGK from the coding sequence ATGACACATACTACCTCCAACCCGAAGATTCACGAAGGCCGCAATTTGAAACGTTTCCGCGAGATGCTGGGGATCAAGCAGGACGCGCTCGCATTCGAACTTGGCGAAGACTGGAACCAGCAAAGAATTTCCGTTTTGGAACAACAAGAAAAGATCGATTCAGAGATTTTGGAGCAGGTTGCGGCTATTCTGAAGATTCCAGGCGAGGCAATTCGGAATTTTGATGAGCAACAGGCAATTAATATTATTTCCAACACTTTCGACAATGGATCGGCGATATACCAAACCAACAATAACCCGGTCGACAAACTAATGCAGCTTCATGAGGAGAAAATTGCTTTGTATGAGCGGATGTTGAAGGAGAAGGATGAGATGATGGAGCGGTTGGAGCAGTTGATTGGGAAATAG
- a CDS encoding HigA family addiction module antitoxin, which yields MALFDPAHAGGFIRETLDWIYQETGQKFTVEQVAAVLGTTHKTLSPIINGKSAVSPEMAIRLGAAFPNTDAEFWLAVQKNYDLAQARKRVDASKIRGLWEPKVLQQV from the coding sequence ATGGCTTTATTTGATCCAGCCCATGCGGGCGGATTTATTCGAGAAACCCTGGACTGGATTTATCAGGAAACAGGGCAAAAATTTACAGTTGAGCAGGTTGCCGCAGTATTAGGGACAACCCATAAAACGTTGTCTCCGATTATTAATGGAAAATCTGCGGTGTCGCCGGAAATGGCAATTCGTTTAGGCGCGGCATTCCCTAACACGGACGCAGAGTTTTGGTTAGCCGTACAGAAAAACTATGATCTTGCACAGGCGAGGAAGCGGGTTGATGCTTCTAAAATTCGTGGGCTATGGGAGCCGAAGGTATTGCAGCAAGTATAA
- a CDS encoding helix-turn-helix transcriptional regulator encodes MQTREDILQKLESVTAAESSKWKERAARKAENPKALEKSRIIAVNILARLRHIGMSQKDLAEKLHVTPQTVNSWVKGNSNFTIETIVRIEEVLGVELIGVKVGN; translated from the coding sequence ATGCAAACAAGAGAAGATATATTGCAAAAATTGGAGTCGGTTACGGCCGCTGAATCCAGCAAATGGAAAGAGCGCGCAGCGCGTAAAGCTGAAAATCCGAAAGCACTTGAAAAGTCGAGGATTATTGCCGTAAATATTCTCGCCCGGTTGAGACACATTGGGATGAGCCAGAAGGATTTAGCAGAGAAATTGCACGTAACACCTCAGACTGTAAATTCCTGGGTGAAAGGAAACAGCAATTTTACGATTGAGACGATTGTACGGATTGAGGAGGTTTTGGGAGTGGAGTTGATTGGGGTTAAGGTGGGTAACTAA
- a CDS encoding T9SS type A sorting domain-containing protein yields the protein MKFKSLLAGLCLLGYVTAAQVVTPQIIPVNSYDSKLCANTQGRIPVQVIGSFNADNRFYVELLSYDSDQPLARYEAVLKYGALLFDIGGDVAENYNRIKYRILTTSPVSPASIYSNNWFTRGEISLARPVGTSDTLNAGMGYTLNVNMNSNNPVTVTLSDSSVQEIGPSNYYQQAISLVASKTTEIFIVRAVNSCHVPVPFSGKVPVVVNPITITPLRVNNLTKLCEGGDIELSYAVSGGAIPESARFRLRFFKPYPNVGEQQIFEVTATKKSDGVLIARIPEKMVSYSNTFHIAVLVDKPGLVSSYLKSATIYDKPTVSFQSQSGSVQIGQAVDLRFAIEGPEPYTIELNNGKSYLLDGNRNINVYPTQTEIFSIRSLRTACGVTTDVPKQTVVARVPPGIAIHAAREQTWSICENQRLRLPFVTNAALTASTKIIVEGRTYKDKLYQFEGKIVNDSIEFLIPHSPETWIDEGYFNIKYFRIRTTSPELVSEYVSGFNIRGIPRVSYESRQGVILTGKQYYEYDLHVSGGTPYTVTDEQGYRTSAEYVPLGQKIFVPATGTYGPKSVFNGCYTNSEPAKVSLTVNAYTSQQPVIVVHPSSQKYLCGPDSVEVYFEAFGKFAAGNEFQIIRGDNPGAPWLTVTKPGRYKIPASLLNQNAYSGVLIRSTQPQVEAGSELPIIFDTKPVLLYPGELGGPGADRPRVFNLDERPYIYTQLNSYSPYTAEYTDGTKDYHFEQVLQYDAFRPAMPRSKVVAFTLKSLTNACGTTEVNHTVYLFWKGYNLSMKYFPDDKAFCAGQELVVGFEVSGGVAPAGTSYLLQVSKDASTYTTIATKSVVEDFRYTIPASMEGEYFVRIMTDAGISAGGNRIYVNKIPTATLSSDNQSNAEIDYGQPVYINYILTGAGPWELIVKDRGDFTATTSPASVSYQLSKGTVFELQSVSNQCGFGTVSGSVPVRIKPQIVTFQTEATSLCSGQGLNVTYKVAGDIPPGEKIVFFLKNMNDTRFDLMSVNAVSGTMTIPMPAGLPGGSYQLVCGVSGSELSESRLITLLSTPDIELTGNTTINAGESANLLFRATNEGNIPLDVVLSDGTRFSFSSWGSGTAYYASVKPSVTTTYSIRSATGSCGAAKVSGSATVTVNAAAARTVRVTGLNKSMLCEKDTLNVYFVTSGTFSQNNSFSVRFYDSQGKLVTTVPSTGKASPLAIVVPSGFLTTETYRIRITASDANTASSDSPVGLGSGTKATAAFAGSEALLDENGNARAVVLLTGTGPWRYDYGNDLRAVSRYADRSPDTLLISSKEPSAYFKLLSVSNGCGIGMVTQPSSVLVTVILGAEEPGVVAEPITFGPNPTRERVQLHFKTSHKRTLTLYGANGQVIWTKSITATDAEVDMLHHPSGSYLLKIEHPKGKQVVRIVKE from the coding sequence ATGAAATTTAAAAGTTTACTGGCCGGGCTATGCCTGCTCGGCTATGTTACCGCTGCGCAGGTGGTAACCCCTCAGATCATCCCGGTTAATTCATACGACAGCAAGCTTTGCGCCAATACCCAGGGCAGGATTCCGGTTCAGGTGATCGGCAGCTTCAATGCCGACAATCGTTTTTATGTCGAACTGCTGTCGTATGATTCCGACCAGCCGCTGGCGCGCTATGAGGCAGTTTTGAAGTACGGTGCCCTGCTTTTCGATATCGGAGGGGATGTAGCGGAGAATTACAACCGGATCAAATACCGCATACTGACCACCAGCCCGGTTTCTCCTGCCAGCATTTATTCCAACAACTGGTTTACCCGTGGCGAGATTTCCCTCGCCCGGCCCGTGGGTACTTCCGACACGCTGAATGCAGGGATGGGGTACACGTTGAATGTAAATATGAACTCCAACAACCCGGTGACCGTCACGCTGAGTGACAGCTCGGTGCAGGAGATTGGCCCCTCGAATTACTACCAGCAGGCGATCAGTCTGGTGGCTTCCAAAACAACTGAAATCTTTATCGTCAGGGCGGTAAACAGTTGCCATGTGCCGGTGCCTTTTTCGGGAAAAGTGCCTGTGGTGGTGAATCCTATTACGATCACCCCGCTGCGGGTGAATAACCTGACGAAGCTGTGCGAAGGCGGGGATATCGAACTGAGTTATGCCGTATCAGGAGGCGCGATCCCGGAGTCGGCCAGGTTCAGGCTGCGTTTTTTCAAACCTTACCCCAATGTCGGCGAGCAGCAGATTTTTGAAGTAACTGCTACTAAGAAATCGGATGGTGTCCTGATAGCCCGTATTCCTGAAAAAATGGTGTCGTACTCAAACACTTTCCATATCGCCGTGCTCGTGGACAAGCCGGGGCTGGTGAGTTCGTATCTCAAATCAGCCACGATCTACGACAAACCGACCGTTTCTTTTCAGAGTCAGAGCGGCTCGGTGCAGATCGGTCAGGCGGTTGATCTCCGGTTTGCCATCGAGGGCCCGGAACCCTATACCATTGAGCTCAATAATGGAAAATCCTACCTCCTCGACGGCAACCGGAACATCAATGTGTATCCCACTCAAACCGAGATATTTTCCATCCGCTCGCTGCGTACTGCCTGTGGCGTGACGACCGATGTGCCGAAGCAAACCGTGGTAGCACGCGTCCCGCCCGGGATTGCGATCCATGCGGCGAGGGAGCAGACGTGGTCAATTTGTGAAAACCAGCGCCTTCGGCTGCCTTTCGTGACCAATGCAGCTCTTACCGCCAGCACGAAAATTATCGTCGAGGGACGTACTTATAAAGACAAACTTTACCAGTTTGAAGGAAAAATAGTCAATGATTCCATCGAGTTTTTGATACCGCATTCACCAGAGACCTGGATCGACGAAGGTTATTTCAACATCAAATATTTCAGGATCCGCACAACCAGTCCCGAGCTGGTGTCCGAGTATGTATCCGGCTTTAATATCAGGGGTATCCCGAGGGTTTCGTACGAATCGCGCCAGGGTGTTATCCTTACCGGAAAGCAATATTATGAGTATGATCTGCATGTTTCCGGCGGCACACCCTATACGGTGACGGACGAGCAGGGATACCGTACTTCGGCCGAATACGTTCCGCTGGGACAAAAGATCTTCGTGCCCGCTACCGGCACCTATGGCCCCAAATCCGTATTCAATGGCTGCTACACCAACAGTGAACCGGCTAAGGTCAGCCTTACAGTCAATGCATACACCAGCCAGCAGCCGGTGATCGTCGTGCACCCGTCTTCGCAAAAATACCTGTGCGGGCCGGACAGTGTGGAAGTGTACTTCGAGGCCTTCGGGAAATTTGCAGCCGGAAATGAATTTCAGATCATCCGGGGAGACAATCCGGGCGCTCCCTGGCTTACAGTGACCAAGCCGGGCCGCTACAAAATACCCGCTTCACTGCTCAACCAGAATGCATATTCAGGTGTCCTGATCAGGTCTACCCAGCCGCAGGTGGAGGCCGGCTCGGAGCTGCCGATCATCTTTGATACCAAGCCGGTTCTGCTGTATCCCGGAGAGCTGGGCGGTCCCGGCGCCGATCGCCCGAGGGTTTTCAACCTGGACGAGCGACCTTACATTTACACGCAGCTCAACAGCTATTCGCCCTACACTGCTGAATATACCGACGGTACGAAAGATTACCACTTCGAACAGGTTTTGCAATATGATGCTTTCCGTCCTGCAATGCCGCGGTCGAAAGTAGTGGCTTTCACGCTCAAATCGCTGACCAATGCCTGCGGTACCACGGAAGTGAACCACACGGTCTACCTGTTCTGGAAAGGGTATAATTTGTCAATGAAATATTTTCCGGATGATAAAGCCTTCTGCGCAGGGCAGGAGCTAGTGGTCGGGTTTGAAGTCAGCGGCGGAGTGGCTCCGGCAGGTACCAGCTATTTGTTGCAGGTCAGCAAGGATGCCAGCACTTACACCACCATCGCGACGAAATCGGTTGTAGAAGATTTCAGATATACCATTCCGGCTTCCATGGAGGGAGAGTATTTTGTACGGATCATGACAGACGCGGGGATCAGCGCGGGGGGTAACAGGATTTATGTAAACAAAATACCCACCGCAACGCTCAGTTCCGATAACCAGTCCAATGCCGAGATCGACTACGGACAACCGGTTTACATCAACTACATCCTGACAGGCGCGGGGCCCTGGGAATTAATCGTAAAAGACCGGGGAGACTTTACAGCGACGACTTCACCGGCTTCGGTATCTTACCAGCTGAGCAAGGGGACGGTTTTTGAGCTGCAATCCGTGAGCAACCAATGCGGTTTTGGCACGGTATCGGGCAGTGTGCCGGTGCGTATCAAGCCGCAAATCGTGACTTTTCAAACTGAGGCAACCAGCCTGTGCAGCGGACAGGGGCTGAACGTTACTTACAAAGTTGCAGGCGATATTCCGCCGGGAGAAAAGATCGTTTTTTTCTTGAAAAACATGAATGATACCCGGTTTGACCTCATGTCGGTAAATGCCGTGTCCGGCACCATGACCATCCCGATGCCTGCGGGACTTCCGGGCGGGTCGTATCAGCTGGTGTGCGGAGTTTCGGGTTCGGAGCTGTCCGAGTCGCGGCTGATTACGCTGCTTTCCACGCCGGATATCGAGCTTACCGGCAACACCACGATCAATGCCGGGGAATCCGCAAACCTGCTTTTCCGGGCGACCAATGAAGGAAATATACCTTTGGATGTGGTCTTGTCCGATGGTACCCGGTTTTCATTTTCGTCCTGGGGAAGCGGTACGGCCTACTATGCATCGGTTAAACCTTCCGTGACGACTACCTATTCGATCCGGTCGGCAACAGGCTCCTGCGGTGCTGCAAAAGTATCCGGCAGTGCCACCGTGACCGTCAACGCGGCCGCAGCCAGAACTGTACGGGTCACCGGATTGAACAAAAGTATGTTGTGCGAAAAGGATACACTGAATGTCTATTTCGTGACCTCGGGTACTTTCTCGCAAAACAACAGTTTTTCGGTCCGGTTCTATGACAGTCAGGGCAAACTCGTGACCACCGTGCCTTCCACCGGCAAGGCTTCGCCGCTGGCAATCGTGGTGCCTTCCGGATTTTTGACCACGGAAACGTACCGCATCCGCATCACTGCGAGCGATGCCAATACCGCTTCGTCCGACTCTCCGGTTGGCCTGGGATCGGGTACCAAGGCGACGGCAGCCTTTGCGGGCAGCGAAGCATTACTGGATGAAAACGGCAATGCTAGGGCAGTGGTACTGCTCACAGGCACAGGGCCGTGGCGGTATGATTATGGGAATGACCTCAGGGCAGTTTCCCGCTATGCGGACCGCTCGCCCGATACCCTGCTCATTTCAAGCAAGGAGCCTTCCGCCTATTTCAAATTGCTGTCGGTGTCCAACGGATGCGGAATTGGTATGGTCACCCAGCCATCGTCGGTGTTGGTGACGGTGATTCTGGGCGCAGAAGAACCGGGAGTGGTTGCAGAGCCAATCACCTTCGGACCCAATCCGACGCGGGAGCGCGTACAGCTGCATTTCAAAACGAGCCACAAGCGTACCCTGACCCTCTACGGCGCGAACGGGCAGGTGATCTGGACAAAAAGCATTACAGCAACCGACGCAGAAGTGGACATGCTGCATCATCCTTCGGGAAGTTATTTGTTAAAAATAGAGCATCCGAAAGGCAAGCAGGTCGTGCGGATTGTGAAAGAGTAG
- a CDS encoding T9SS type A sorting domain-containing protein — MNKILRVFLLSLFSFSAFAQTPSLSIIRINSENYCLGTELSIDVDIRGTFPAGNKFTVEASRFGNNGAERWEYPAELRGTRLVTILKDPALANSENFALKIISSNPKTETESSYPMRALTKASVQLTSRWGFSADTVNSTDQVSLSLITTPPSPGSVTLSTGEKFELIYASGWNGPYPTVVTLPRTRAGVYSIKEASNVCGPLPTSGQVALKVNNFDFMPVAVSPGQPCLGSEIKVRFNTDGGNFSPDTKFKIRLAGDNIYIDSYQYVDIPATLTGKNELTARIPDELPGQLVNYGTYFGIVTESPSAVSFNKALVVNLSPKPTFSLQAETTAMDIGEVIYLSGNPTGLPPFKITMTNGEVMEYQKAVSPEKTTSYQVKTFESGCGIIQNPPNTPVTITVRPSLVLAGPTSSVPVRTICEGQTARLGFRANGVSAQTTYMVAAQTYSGKKIRFAARLAGDSLEFTVPKNTSADRDLDYGEIWGITVESANPALTSPSISMEFQSPPVMVLSANSKQSVPFPSKIRLDFDVFGGGPYTLEQADGSKATYDYRNVWFEQFVKRDTTFRLVKLSNSCFSNTNPPTFPVKVADPAGTTPALMARLIKKTYCSGDSVEVELAFSGRFEAGNVFTLSYLRDAQSTTYPIRNVTKPGIYKIVLPKREGEVYTASLQLDSSLPRLVSETERFDLGIPPRKPQISPETSMQNPTVMYLGEVHAVVIGGSGRSAAVYSIDGVDNRVTLDHNGMYEVNLPLQHEKTTEFKLKSITNSCGTWNGEISSYFRGIAYKIEQNPSETFWHCAGSEAQVRFGFESGAPRPGTKFTLQLSKSGEAGSYTDVASATDTRMIGFTVPALPAGNYYARIYSSDNIYSNVRNILIGEAPTATLSVTYPVEGGSNATVPYGTPVVLTANLTGSDPWGILFSDGVLQRTTSRYGQYAPTITAPQTFSIAKVWNSCGYGTASGTVQVSVKATLEISKFPANADPAVCPGQKVNVDFALRGASLPAGTYLIFSVVNEKNAAVKLDSVNRTSGRIELTVPGNIPGQRFAIKAEIVSMEISKSLEYQLFATPDMTIYGDNTITAGEPTTLFVRANSSFAYNTAFELSDGKTYNHTAAYPGGITKIIVSPAATTTYTLKPVQSVCGSGKVSGSATVTVQPRLAQWISVRSVEGLRRSNVCSADTVRIYFDLQGNQTNTAGYEVQLSDSTGKNFVSLPTTGQFSPVTAIIPAGTTASNFYRIRLNSKEPNVSGGTFAEVLRIGARARGKVLTPSVTYQPGQVVNVVIGLEGSSPVSYRFGDDNFVRYRNAVRSSDTIALMPVSPVATYRISELTNECGPGTIDEPSTFRIELITAAEPAGEQITFGPNPASHALTIRFEHAAPRTIELLNVAGQQVFSGKYADKTVNIDLSAVPAGVYLLQVKRNRSAATYRIVKF, encoded by the coding sequence ATGAATAAAATTTTACGCGTTTTTCTGTTATCCCTTTTTTCATTTTCCGCATTCGCCCAAACTCCCAGCCTGAGCATTATCAGGATCAATTCGGAAAACTATTGCCTCGGCACTGAACTGAGTATAGACGTCGATATCAGGGGTACTTTTCCCGCCGGCAATAAATTTACCGTGGAAGCGTCCCGCTTTGGAAACAACGGAGCCGAACGGTGGGAGTATCCCGCCGAGCTCAGGGGCACCAGGCTGGTCACCATCCTGAAAGACCCGGCACTCGCCAATAGTGAGAACTTTGCACTGAAAATTATCAGCTCCAACCCGAAAACAGAAACGGAGAGCAGCTACCCGATGCGGGCACTGACCAAAGCATCGGTACAGCTCACCTCACGCTGGGGTTTCAGCGCCGACACCGTCAATTCTACCGATCAGGTTTCGCTTTCGCTTATTACTACGCCGCCTTCTCCGGGCAGCGTGACGCTCAGCACCGGGGAGAAGTTTGAGCTCATTTACGCCAGTGGCTGGAATGGACCTTATCCCACGGTGGTGACCCTGCCCAGGACCCGTGCCGGTGTTTATTCCATCAAAGAGGCATCCAATGTCTGCGGACCATTGCCCACAAGTGGTCAGGTAGCATTGAAGGTTAACAATTTTGATTTTATGCCGGTCGCCGTCAGTCCCGGCCAGCCTTGCCTGGGCAGCGAAATCAAGGTCCGGTTCAATACCGACGGCGGAAATTTTAGTCCTGATACCAAATTCAAAATCAGGCTGGCAGGCGATAATATTTACATCGACTCCTACCAATATGTGGACATTCCCGCAACACTGACCGGTAAAAATGAGCTCACTGCGCGCATTCCCGACGAGCTGCCGGGTCAGCTGGTGAACTATGGCACCTACTTTGGCATCGTGACCGAAAGCCCGTCGGCAGTGTCGTTCAACAAGGCACTGGTGGTAAACTTGTCGCCTAAACCTACATTCAGTCTGCAAGCCGAAACTACCGCTATGGATATTGGCGAGGTCATTTACCTGTCCGGAAATCCTACCGGGTTGCCGCCATTCAAGATCACCATGACCAATGGTGAAGTAATGGAATACCAGAAAGCAGTAAGTCCTGAGAAAACGACCAGCTACCAGGTAAAAACATTTGAATCGGGCTGTGGTATCATCCAGAATCCGCCGAATACTCCTGTCACGATCACGGTGAGGCCAAGTCTTGTGCTGGCCGGGCCGACTTCTAGCGTTCCGGTGAGGACCATCTGTGAGGGACAAACAGCGCGGCTTGGTTTTCGGGCCAATGGCGTTTCGGCCCAAACTACTTACATGGTAGCAGCCCAGACGTATTCCGGCAAAAAGATTCGGTTTGCAGCCAGGCTGGCCGGCGATTCACTGGAATTTACGGTACCTAAAAATACGAGCGCAGACCGCGACCTCGATTATGGTGAGATCTGGGGCATAACCGTGGAGTCGGCCAACCCTGCATTGACCTCGCCAAGCATTTCGATGGAATTCCAGAGCCCGCCCGTCATGGTTTTGAGTGCCAACTCGAAACAAAGCGTGCCCTTCCCGTCCAAGATCCGGCTGGATTTTGACGTTTTTGGCGGAGGACCCTATACCCTGGAACAGGCCGACGGATCCAAGGCGACTTACGATTACCGGAACGTATGGTTTGAGCAGTTTGTAAAACGTGACACGACTTTCAGGCTCGTCAAACTGTCTAATTCCTGTTTTTCCAATACGAACCCGCCCACGTTCCCCGTGAAGGTTGCGGATCCGGCAGGTACCACGCCCGCATTGATGGCCAGGCTGATTAAAAAAACGTACTGCTCAGGCGACAGCGTCGAGGTGGAGCTGGCATTCAGCGGCAGGTTCGAGGCCGGAAATGTATTTACATTGTCGTACCTCCGCGACGCCCAGAGCACCACGTACCCGATCCGGAATGTTACCAAGCCGGGTATTTACAAGATAGTTTTACCCAAAAGGGAGGGTGAGGTCTACACCGCAAGCCTGCAACTGGACTCGTCGCTGCCGCGGCTCGTTTCGGAAACCGAGCGATTTGACCTGGGCATTCCTCCACGCAAACCGCAGATTTCACCGGAAACAAGCATGCAGAACCCCACCGTCATGTATCTTGGAGAAGTGCATGCGGTCGTGATTGGCGGAAGTGGCCGGTCAGCAGCCGTTTATTCCATTGACGGCGTAGACAATCGGGTCACCCTGGATCACAATGGGATGTATGAAGTGAATCTGCCTTTACAGCATGAAAAAACAACCGAGTTTAAACTTAAATCCATCACAAATTCCTGTGGTACCTGGAACGGCGAGATCTCGTCCTACTTCCGTGGGATCGCGTACAAGATCGAGCAAAATCCCTCGGAAACTTTCTGGCATTGCGCAGGGTCGGAAGCTCAGGTGAGGTTTGGTTTCGAAAGCGGAGCACCCCGGCCGGGAACAAAATTCACTTTGCAGCTCTCGAAGTCGGGAGAGGCCGGTTCCTATACCGACGTAGCATCGGCGACCGACACCCGGATGATCGGCTTTACGGTGCCTGCATTGCCGGCAGGAAATTATTATGCACGGATTTATTCATCCGATAACATTTATTCAAACGTCAGGAACATCCTGATTGGGGAGGCGCCCACGGCTACACTCAGCGTGACCTACCCGGTGGAGGGGGGCTCAAATGCAACTGTGCCGTATGGTACCCCGGTTGTTTTGACAGCCAACCTGACGGGCAGCGATCCATGGGGAATCCTTTTCAGCGACGGCGTATTGCAGCGGACGACGAGCCGTTACGGCCAGTATGCCCCCACGATCACGGCCCCGCAAACTTTTTCAATCGCGAAAGTCTGGAATTCCTGTGGTTATGGTACCGCATCCGGCACCGTGCAGGTCAGTGTCAAAGCAACGCTGGAGATCAGTAAATTTCCCGCCAATGCTGACCCGGCGGTGTGTCCGGGACAAAAGGTGAATGTCGATTTTGCGTTGAGGGGTGCCAGCCTGCCTGCGGGTACCTACCTGATTTTTTCGGTTGTAAATGAAAAAAATGCTGCTGTAAAACTGGATTCTGTGAACCGGACTTCCGGGCGGATCGAGCTGACGGTACCTGGCAATATCCCGGGTCAGCGGTTTGCGATCAAAGCAGAGATCGTCTCCATGGAAATCTCAAAATCACTGGAGTATCAGCTTTTTGCAACACCCGACATGACGATTTATGGCGATAACACCATTACCGCCGGGGAACCTACGACCTTATTTGTGCGTGCCAATTCTTCATTTGCCTACAATACCGCATTCGAGCTTTCCGACGGCAAAACATACAATCATACCGCGGCCTACCCGGGCGGGATTACCAAAATCATCGTATCACCAGCCGCGACGACCACCTACACTTTAAAGCCTGTCCAGTCCGTCTGCGGCTCGGGCAAAGTTTCGGGATCAGCTACGGTGACGGTCCAGCCCCGCCTGGCGCAATGGATTTCCGTTCGTAGTGTAGAGGGGTTGCGGAGATCAAACGTCTGCAGTGCGGATACGGTACGGATTTATTTTGACTTACAGGGAAACCAGACGAATACAGCCGGCTACGAGGTGCAGCTGTCGGATAGTACGGGTAAAAACTTTGTTTCACTGCCCACCACCGGCCAGTTCTCACCCGTGACGGCGATCATCCCGGCTGGTACCACCGCATCGAACTTTTACCGCATTCGCCTCAATTCTAAGGAACCGAATGTGAGCGGCGGAACCTTTGCCGAGGTCCTGCGGATCGGGGCGCGGGCACGGGGCAAAGTATTGACGCCATCGGTGACCTACCAGCCCGGACAGGTTGTAAATGTGGTGATAGGCCTGGAAGGCAGCAGTCCGGTTTCCTACCGGTTCGGGGACGATAATTTTGTCCGGTACCGTAATGCTGTCAGATCTTCGGATACAATCGCATTGATGCCCGTGAGCCCAGTGGCTACGTACAGGATCTCGGAACTCACTAATGAATGCGGCCCCGGCACCATCGACGAGCCATCGACTTTCCGCATCGAGCTCATCACGGCTGCCGAGCCGGCAGGGGAGCAGATTACCTTCGGCCCCAATCCTGCAAGCCATGCATTGACAATCCGGTTTGAGCATGCCGCGCCGCGCACAATCGAACTGCTGAACGTCGCTGGGCAGCAGGTTTTTTCAGGAAAATATGCTGATAAGACCGTCAACATCGATTTGTCAGCAGTCCCGGCAGGCGTGTACCTCTTACAAGTCAAAAGAAACCGATCCGCGGCCACCTACCGCATTGTGAAATTCTAG